A window of the Hevea brasiliensis isolate MT/VB/25A 57/8 chromosome 6, ASM3005281v1, whole genome shotgun sequence genome harbors these coding sequences:
- the LOC110651616 gene encoding tetrapyrrole-binding protein, chloroplastic, with amino-acid sequence MARKSRHPFLAYQNSSTHLPLLASSLLHKFLIFQQFSHPIAPIKAITFLSTSPPPHPLNDLLASPPSLKMATNPLQSLHHHHHHHHHHILLKLQPSDSTATSSLFLKPTTSVSTIKNTSLSLFLSSFSSSATTTFSVSPTSSTTTSTSQTFSLDLLHQHLSTQNFRQADEETRRILIVLAGEAAQKRGYVFFSEVQFISEKDLKTIDELWKQYSNNKFGYSIQKRIWQKKANKDFSKFFLKVGWMKKLDTEVEQYNYRSFPNEFIWELNDDTPEGHLPLTNALRGTQLLNSILNHPAFDDIKEEDEVGDGGNENEGPDKRLKDKDNSKPLNKGLFKPNYSF; translated from the coding sequence ATGGCGAGAAAATCGAGACACCCATTTCTAGCCTATCAAAATTCATCTACGCATTTGCCCTTACTAGCCTCTTCACTTCTTCACAAATTTCTTATCTTCCAACAATTCTCGCACCCCATTGCTCCTATCAAAGCCATCACATTCCTTTCTACTTCCCCTCCACCCCATCCCCTTAATGACCTCCTAGCTTCTCCACCTTCTCTTAAAATGGCCACCAATCCTCTCCAATCcctacaccaccaccaccaccaccaccaccaccacataCTCCTCAAGCTCCAACCCTCAGACTCTACTGCCACCTCCTCTCTTTTCCTCAAACCCACCACCTCCGTCTCTACCATCAAGAATACTTCTCTCTCCCTCTTCCTATCTTCCTTTTCCTCCTCCGCCACCACTACTTTCTCTGTCTCCCCCACCTCTTCAACTACtacttcaacttctcaaactttTTCCCTTGACCTCCTCCACCAACACCTCTCCACCCAAAACTTCCGCCAAGCAGATGAAGAAACTCGCCGTATTCTTATAGTCCTTGCAGGTGAAGCAGCACAGAAACGTGGGTATGTCTTCTTCTCTGAAGTCCAGTTTATCTCAGAGAAAGACCTTAAAACCATTGATGAATTATGGAAACAATACAGCAACAACAAGTTTGGTTACAGTATTCAAAAGAGAATATGGCAGAAAAAGGCTAACAAAGACTTCAGCAAGTTCTTCCTCAAGGTTGGGTGGATGAAAAAGCTTGATACTGAGGTTGAACAATACAACTATAGATCTTTTCCTAATGAATTCATCTGGGAGCTCAACGATGACACTCCTGAAGGGCACTTGCCATTGACAAATGCTCTTAGAGGGACACAGCTTCTGAATAGCATTCTTAACCATCCCGCCTTTGATGATatcaaggaagaagatgaggtTGGTGATGGAGGAAATGAAAATGAAGGACCTGATAAGAGATTGAAGGATAAGGATAATTCAAAGCCCTTGAACAAGGGATTGTTTAAACCAAATTATAGTTTTTGA